In Lodderomyces elongisporus chromosome 2, complete sequence, the following proteins share a genomic window:
- the ARO80 gene encoding zinc finger transcriptional activator, with protein sequence MTQPSITNFEPRANSESTSPTSNSSPPPNVNNNSNGSDSQLLSQKYKRNYRACLNCRVRKVKCDLGPVDSPHEGKCARCLRERKDCVFVESKRGGASNVINGKRKKQKTEISEGNRNSDGSVSPRFAKSPNPEKVDYSGSFSGSSGATSGDVASVGATGGATATVGEEISRYSEYKPASRASNTRTMPYAIVTTNLPGVSSILTSNSPQLSSHIHNNQNNRINHNTYDPHHYNQLQHSHQRQSTPPFTPKPPNLPVTSLQSSQRFQSSRDEPQPNKSPRGTFATMEGALVFLASAAGTIAKADERDNIDARARYEQIEAISGSQSHRSSVDDGNNRAKLQSVSGKVVPVTTGLEVHGNNKGQMGSNVENKGVEQEEYENTGEEQKGTKDKQKGARGEKLQEVEEGGTSRIGNTHSGNNNNGYANMKHPGLPHKSSVPHYIPPNVGSKRMSMPPAENGYVVRPKASTKLSNIDYIGPAPNGILTEAEAERLINLFFTTMHPFFPHIPKFLHSSKVLAGYPILLCAILTIAARYHPFENNVSSASGGNVPRNIEVHDRLWLYVQRLISQTVWAEASTRSIGTIFAFLLFTEWNPRAIHWRWSDYANKAEEPSEADSRDVCKNSSSGVDASSGSANTNTNTNTSAGAGAGASAANASGNSGASNNLAGLGAMRRSHRMAWMLIGSAVRLAQDMGIMEMSSKVLIATHIAEINSVMDISRRSMLAHSLSEIEFDEDDISEEDMELVEEDEDDDYNIMKLTEEELKKIASEHTFKFTRAQKAQIELLQIMSLGHESFYGYKSQLGQLSQRQNLSVLNIISPLINNWNRKYKSFLIPSNAKIAKHVSSSFQHQMLKPNTKISNEIRDAIKQESFIFEFNYVKLYIYSLALSPSPRNVKKNSSNSHHSRGNSLKLDEMSKSAKFIEQAFNAANEMLNAAHRVHKFKMLRFMPVRWLTRMVRAVAFIVKCYLTITAHKSSSSVASNKIGSIFGNKSAEIYDPTVLSFSLISLDDISQSIHRAALTLRDCSPDELHLCTRYSNVLMYLYSEMKTKKNESEEADNEEARGMNMERTQQNGSTVQWRSAAMGARKDIRDQMLQQAQAQQQQQQQPQQQEQEQAPEQVQQLNNGKDYGAAHDVSQHIQPLPQANQQTLPAFQYSAPIYYPQAVQPTQSNNASTSVDDTFPYGPYFKHPVSEPTSASLAGIDTTTTTTTTDISNAANNAIATTTGTAPVTDTVSHTEAVVTQLGQVQQSSVDVGASSAQNVYTSRETGTPHSTATTTNSNTNTNSNTNTNTSTPLANIFGDAANDTSTNAAATGASANTGGFGDSEVMDWFMNNRNIGLDFVAPWTEMIEQQLNLNDQFNF encoded by the coding sequence ATGACGCAGCCTTCCATCACCAATTTTGAACCTCGAGCCAATTCTGAATCAACATCACCTACATCTAATTCGTCACCGCCTCCCAATGTCAATAATAACTCCAATGGCTCAGATTCACAATTGTTGTCgcaaaaatataaaagaaacTATAGAGCATGTCTTAATTGTCGAGTACGAAAAGTGAAATGCGATTTGGGACCAGTAGATAGCCCCCATGAGGGAAAGTGTGCTCGGTGTCTcagggaaagaaaagattgcGTATTCGTTGAAAGTAAACGTGGTGGTGCATCCAATGTTATCAATGGCAAacgcaaaaagcaaaaaactGAGATACTGGAAGGAAATAGAAATTCGGATGGAAGTGTTTCTCCGAGATTCGCAAAAAGCCCAAATCCTGAGAAAGTGGATTATAGTGGTAGCTTTAGCGGCAGTAGTGGTGCCACTTCTGGTGATGTAGCTTCTGTTGGTGCCACTGGTggtgctactgctactgttGGTGAAGAAATATCTCGTTATCTGGAGTATAAACCAGCGAGTCGGGCAAGTAACACAAGAACAATGCCATACGCTATTGTTACAACGAATCTTCCAGGTGTGAGCAGTATCTTGACAAGTAATTCACCTCAACTATCGTCACATATTCACAATAATCAAAATAACCGTATTAACCATAACACCTACGACCCACATCATTATAATCAACTTCAGCATCTGCACCAGCGGCAACTGACGCCTCCGTTTACTCCTAAACCCCCTAATCTCCCAGTAACATCTCTCCAGCTGCTGCAGAGATTTCAACTGTCGAGAGACGAACCACAGCCCAACAAGAGCCCTCGAGGCACTTTTGCAACAATGGAAGGCGCATTGGTATTCTTGGCGAGTGCAGCAGgaacaattgcaaaagctGATGAGCGAGATAATATCGATGCTAGAGCTAGGTATGAACAGATTGAAGCCATTTCAGGATCGCAAAGTCATCGATCAAGCGTAGATGACGGTAACAATCGTGCAAAATTGCAAAGTGTAAGCGGAAAGGTGGTGCCTGTGACTACGGGGCTCGAGGTACACGGGAATAATAAAGGACAAATGGGTTCAAATgtagaaaacaaaggagtagaacaagaagaatatGAAAATACAggagaagaacaaaaaggaacaaaagataaacaaaaaggTGCAAGAGGCGAAAAGTTGCAAGAGGTAGAAGAAGGAGGCACAAGTCGAATTGGTAATACTCATTCcggtaacaacaacaacggtTATGCAAATATGAAACATCCGGGATTGCCACACAAGTCCAGTGTGCCGCACTATATACCTCCGAATGTAGGTTCCAAAAGAATGAGTATGCCTCCTGCCGAGAATGGATATGTTGTTCGTCCAAAGGCGTCTACCAAATTATCCAATATTGATTATATTGGACCTGCGCCAAATGGAATTCTTACAGAAGCAGAGGCCGAACGTCTCATCAACTTGTTTTTTACCACGATGCACCCTTTTTTCCCGCATATTCCCAAATTCCTTCATTCCCTGAAAGTCCTTGCTGGTTATCCGATTCTCTTGTGTGCAATCTTGACCATTGCCGCGCGGTATCATCCTTTTGAGAATAACGTTTCCAGTGCTAGTGGAGGCAATGTTCCGCGAAACATTGAAGTTCATGATCGGTTGTGGTTGTATGTGCAGAGACTTATATCGCAAACTGTTTGGGCTGAGGCAAGCACAAGATCTATTGGAACGATATTTGCGTTTTTATTGTTTACTGAATGGAATCCAAGAGCCATTCATTGGAGATGGTCTGACTATGCAAATAAAGCTGAGGAGCCATCTGAAGCAGATTCAAGAGATGTGTGCAAGAATTCAAGTTCTGGTGTTGATGccagtagtggtagtgccaataccaataccaataccaatacaAGTGCAGGTGCAGGTGCAGGTGCTTCTGCGGCAAACGCTTCTGGTAATTCTGGTGCTCTGAATAACCTTGCTGGTTTGGGAGCAATGAGACGAAGCCATCGTATGGCGTGGATGTTGATTGGCAGCGCAGTTAGATTAGCCCAAGATATGGGGATAATGGAGATGAGCTCCAAAGTGTTGATTGCAACTCATATTGCTGAGATCAATTCCGTTATGGATATATCCCGAAGGTCGATGCTTGCGCATTCACTTTCAGAAATTGAgtttgatgaagatgatattTCGGAAGAAGATATGGAGTTGGTTGAggaggatgaggatgatgacTACAATATCATGAAGTTGACAGAGgaagaattgaagaaaattgCTAGCGAGCATACTTTTAAATTCACCAGAGCTCAAAAGGCGCAAATTGAATTGTTGCAGATTATGTCTTTGGGACATGAGTCCTTTTATGGCTACAAGTCTCAGTTGGGCCAATTATCTCAAAGGCAGAATTTGTCGGTTTTGAACATCATTAGTCCTCTTATCAACAATTGGAATAGAAAGTATAAACTGTTTTTAATCCCGTCAAATGCCAAAATTGCCAAGCATGTTTCGTCTAGCTTCCAACACCAAATGTTGAAACCAAACACCAAGATATCCAATGAAATTCGAGATGCGATTAAGCAAGagtcttttatttttgagtTCAACTATGTCAAATTGTACATTTACTCCCTTGCCTTGAGTCCCTCGCCTAGGAATGTCAAAAAGAATCTGCTGAATCTGCACCATTCTCGAGGGAACTCGTTAAAGTTGGATGAAATGTCGAAATCTGCCAAGTTTATAGAGCAGGCGTTCAATGCTGCCAACGAGATGTTGAATGCTGCGCATAGGGTTCATAAATTCAAAATGTTGCGGTTTATGCCTGTTCGTTGGCTTACTAGAATGGTTAGAGCAGTTGCATTTATAGTCAAATGCTATTTAACAATCACCGCACACAAGAGCTCTTCGAGCGTTGCTCTGAATAAAATTGGGTCTATATTTGGTAATAAATCGGCGGAGATATATGATCCCACTGTCTTGTCGTTTAGTTTGATTAGTCTTGATGATATATCGCAGTCTATTCATCGTGCAGCTTTGACATTGAGAGATTGTTCACCCGATGAATTGCATTTGTGTACGAGGTATTCGAATGTGTtgatgtatttgtattcggagatgaagacgaagaaaaaCGAAAGTGAGGAAGCCGATAATGAGGAAGCGAGGGGAATGAATATGGAACGAACACAACAAAATGGAAGTACTGTACAATGGAGATCCGCTGCAATGGGTGCTAGAAAAGATATTCGAGATCAAATGTTAcaacaagcacaagcacaacaacaacagcagcagcagccacagcaacaagaacaagaacaagcaCCAGAGCAAGTGCAACAATTGAATAACGGTAAAGACTATGGAGCAGCTCATGATGTATCGCAACATATCCAACCTTTGCCTCAAGCAAACCAACAAACTCTTCCGGCTTTCCAATATAGTGCTCCCATCTACTATCCACAAGCCGTTCAGCCAACGCAATCTAATAATGCCTCGACATCAGTGGACGACACTTTTCCATATGGTCCATATTTCAAGCATCCTGTTAGTGAGCCTACTTCGGCATCATTAGCAGGCATTgatactactactactactactactactgatATTTCCAATGCGGCGAATAATGCTATTGCTACTACCACTGGTACTGCTCCTGTCACTGATACGGTTTCTCATACAGAAGCAGTGGTAACACAATTGGGTCAAGTACAGCAGTCTAGTGTAGATGTCGGAGCCAGCTCGGCACAGAATGTGTATACTTCTCGCGAGACGGGTACTCCACATTCTACTGCGACTACTACTAATTCTAATACTAATACTAATTCTAATACTAATACTAATACTTCTACACCCTTGGCAAATATATTTGGTGATGCTGCTAATGATACTAGCACGAATGCTGCAGCAACCGGAGCGTCTGCCAATACAGGAGGGTTTGGAGATAGCGAAGTTATGGATTGGTTTATGAATAATCGTAATATAGGGTTGGATTTCGTTGCACCGTGGACGGAGATGATTGAGCAGCAATTGAACTTGAATGATCAATTTAACTTTTGA